The DNA segment TTTTGTAGGATCCCCCCAAATTCCATTTTTGGTAGCTTTTGGAAATGATTGATTTGCTAGTTTTCCAATCTTTGCTATTTGTTGCTTTGTCATTCCATCTGTGATTAGTCCTTTCTTTGCTAAATTCATTTTTACATTTTTTGAAATTGCCAACATTAGAGATGTTTCGACAAACCCTGCATGGTCAAACTCTCTTTGCATAAAATGCCAATATGATAGTGAAAATACCTTTAGTTTATTTTTTGAGATTTTCTTGAGTTTTACATCTAAATTCTTAATTGGTTTTAGATTCCCATGATGTCCATTAATAATGAAAACTTTTTTGATGTTGTTTGATAACAATGATGAACACAAATCTGTAAGAACTGTACGCAGAGTTGATTCTCTAATACTCAAATTAAAAAATGGTGCATGTTCGTATGAAACACCGTAATTTAATGTAGGAAGTAAAAGATAGCCATTTTTTTCAGAGATTTTCTTTGCAACCTCAGTTACAATATCTGAATCAGTTGATACTGGTAAATGTGGACCATGCTGTTCTATTGAGCCTACAGGAATTACTGCCACTTGTTTTTTTGCTGATATTGTTTTTCTAAGAATCGGATCAAACTGAGTTTTGATATCTGTCATTTAATTCACTTATTTGATGTGAACTTTTCTCCAGCGAACTTCAAGTTTGTTTTCTAAATGCATTTTCATTGCTTTGAGTAACGTATCTGCCTCTAGCTTTTGTCCCTTTGCCTTTATTTTTTCTAATGTATCATTTGGATCTACCTTGAACGAATCTTGAAAAATTATTGGTCCTTGATCAAGGTTTTCTGTTACATAGTGAGATGTAACACCGACAATCTTTGTACCTCTTTCATAAGCTTGTGCATAGGCTAAAGCTCCTGGAAATGCAGGAAGCAATGATGGGTGAATGTTAATTATTCTGTTTGGGTATCTCCAAACAAAGTTAGGGCTAAGAATTCGCATGTATCTTGCAAGTGAGATCAAATCAATATCATACTTCTTGCAAATTTGGATAATTTTTTCTTCTGCTTTATCTTGAATTTTATCTTCTATTGCAACAAAAGGAATCTTTGCTTTTTTTGCTAGTGGTGCTAATGTTTTTTCAGTACCTATAATTACTGAAATTTTTCCTTTTAGCGATTTTGCATTTG comes from the Candidatus Nitrosopumilus sediminis genome and includes:
- a CDS encoding creatininase family protein, producing MTDIKTQFDPILRKTISAKKQVAVIPVGSIEQHGPHLPVSTDSDIVTEVAKKISEKNGYLLLPTLNYGVSYEHAPFFNLSIRESTLRTVLTDLCSSLLSNNIKKVFIINGHHGNLKPIKNLDVKLKKISKNKLKVFSLSYWHFMQREFDHAGFVETSLMLAISKNVKMNLAKKGLITDGMTKQQIAKIGKLANQSFPKATKNGIWGDPTKATKREGQVILAEIVKNLGKKCQTCLTEHSS
- a CDS encoding formyltetrahydrofolate deformylase, producing MKKTVVGITVVGKDREGIVATFTNFAFSKGGNIEKVNQNVIKGLFGMYLEVSFSKTIDVKKFDLDIQSLAKKEKMDVSTHHETNSQKNIAVLVTKEPLCLETILANAKSLKGKISVIIGTEKTLAPLAKKAKIPFVAIEDKIQDKAEEKIIQICKKYDIDLISLARYMRILSPNFVWRYPNRIINIHPSLLPAFPGALAYAQAYERGTKIVGVTSHYVTENLDQGPIIFQDSFKVDPNDTLEKIKAKGQKLEADTLLKAMKMHLENKLEVRWRKVHIK